The following are encoded together in the Daucus carota subsp. sativus chromosome 5, DH1 v3.0, whole genome shotgun sequence genome:
- the LOC108219905 gene encoding zinc finger BED domain-containing protein DAYSLEEPER-like: protein MGVFSVGRHGNEEINQITPYTPLKTDSSAVGTVPPRKRYRSIPGASIPFDQDTSSHSIAKMIILHDYPLNITEHQGFLNFVRFLHPQVHTDVKSVQEECINIYRREKQDLVNYLGQISGHVNLTLDLWGSDQGLCYLLLTGYFVDSAWKLQKRILNVVMLPFPDTEFALSHAVDNCLANWGLEQKIFTLTLDESCANEAAPRYLRGLLSVMNPQVLYGQLVLGNCYARLLCSLVKNALVSMGDIIKKVRDSVKYVKAYKGNEDYFNELKQKLQKPSSNSLAIDDQTKWNTTYHMLVAASELKEVFSCLDTSDPNYSIFLSEEEWRRVEILCVYLKLFFDAANLLVAPTHQTTNLFYHEVSNIQIQLAHAAMSQDTFTRNLTKPLQEKFNEYWNSCSLILAVAVILDPRFKMKLVEFSFSKIYGMDAETWIKVVDEGVHELFVEYIVLSLPSPTFLVEDNGGVKKETSPEDENSAGGDDFLDFDVYISEIAGSQHMKSELDRYLEEPLLPRTQKFDVLSWWKLEAQKYPTLSRMACDILCIPVSTVAPESVFDTVPKKMDSYRSSLKPSTVEALICAKDWLQYGSSSV from the coding sequence ATGGGTGTCTTTTCAGTTGGCCGTCATGGTAACGAGGAAATAAATCAGATTACCCCATATACGCCTTTGAAGACAGATAGTAGTGCAGTTGGTACCGTACCTCCCAGAAAACGGTACAGAAGCATCCCAGGGGCATCAATTCCTTTTGACCAGGACACTTCCAGCCACTCAATAGCCAAGATGATCATCTTGCACGACTATCCTCTTAATATCACAGAACATCAGGGATTTCTTAATTTTGTACGGTTTCTTCATCCACAGGTCCATACAGATGTCAAAAGTGTCCAAGAGGAATGTATCAACATTTACCGTAGGGAGAAGCAGGATCTTGTGAATTATCTTGGTCAAATCTCCGGACATGTTAATCTAACTCTGGATTTGTGGGGATCAGATCAAGGCCTGTGCTATTTACTATTAACAGGCTATTTTGTTGACAGTGCTTGGAAACTGCAAAAGCGGATCCTCAATGTTGTTATGCTACCATTCCCTGATACAGAATTTGCTTTGAGTCATGCAGTTGATAATTGCTTAGCCAACTGGGGATTGGAACAGAAGATTTTTACTTTAACTCTTGATGAATCTTGTGCAAATGAGGCTGCACCAAGATATCTTAGAGGTCTACTCTCAGTTATGAACCCACAAGTTCTTTATGGTCAGTTAGTACTTGGGAACTGTTACGCTCGATTATTGTGCAGTCTTGTGAAGAATGCTTTAGTATCAATGGGAGATATCATCAAGAAAGTTCGTGACAGTGTGAAATATGTAAAAGCATATAAAGGCAACGAAGATTATTTTAATGAACTGAAGCAGAAGCTTCAAAAACCTAGCTCAAATAGCTTGGCTATTGATGATCAAACAAAGTGGAATACTACTTACCACATGCTAGTGGCTGCCTCTGAACTAAAAGAAGTATTTTCTTGTTTGGATACATCTGATCCAAATTATAGCATTTTTCTATCTGAAGAAGAGTGGCGAAGGGTGGAAATTCTCTGTGTATACTTAAAGCTCTTCTTTGATGCAGCAAACTTATTAGTTGCTCCAACACACCAAACCACCAATTTATTCTACCATGAAGTGTCAAACATCCAAATTCAATTGGCTCATGCAGCCATGAGCCAGGATACTTTTACTAGAAATCTGACTAAACCATTGCAGGAAAAGTTTAATGAATATTGGAATTCTTGCAGCCTAATTCTTGCTGTTGCTGTGATTCTGGATCCAAGATTTAAGATGAAACTTGTTGAGTTCAGCTTTTCTAAGATATATGGCATGGATGCTGAAACCTGGATTAAGGTTGTTGATGAGGGTGTTCATGAACTCTTTGTTGAATATATTGTGTTATCGCTGCCTTCACCAACTTTTCTTGTAGAAGACAACGGAGGAGTGAAAAAAGAGACGAGTCCCGAAGATGAGAATTCTGCTGGTGGTGATGATTTTTTGGACTTTGATGTCTACATATCTGAGATAGCAGGAAGCCAACATATGAAATCAGAGTTAGACCGGTATTTGGAAGAACCTCTTTTGCCTAGAAcacaaaaatttgatgttttaaGTTGGTGGAAACTAGAAGCACAGAAGTATCCAACTCTCTCTAGAATGGCATGCGATATATTGTGCATCCCAGTTTCGACAGTAGCTCCAGAGTCTGTGTTCGACACTGTACCTAAGAAAATGGATAGCTACCGAAGCTCACTAAAACCCTCAACTGTCGAGGCACTTATTTGTGCCAAAGATTGGCTTCAGTATGGATCCTCATCAGTTTAG
- the LOC108222723 gene encoding protein REDUCED CHLOROPLAST COVERAGE 3 encodes MAPRSGRGKGNRNKAEKKKKEEKVVPTLVDIIVITPYETQVILKGISTDKILDVKKLLAVNVETCHLTNYSLSHEVKGQKLSEKVDVTSLKPCVLKIVEEKYTEEQHAVAHVRRLLDIVACTTRYDKPKNGKPNSPTAHAVGSGKARTRDPVPNADPPPENGEPTAAAAAIESLDMAAIHPIPKLSDFYDFFAFSHLSPPIINLKRVEQKDEQKKPDGDYFEMQIKICNGKLIHVVASVNGFYTLGKQFLQSHSLVDLLQRLSQAFANAYDCLMKAFVEHNKFGNLPYGFRANTWLFPPSLSDSASNYVPLPMEDENWGGNGGGQGRHGEYDLKPWATDFAILRSLPCKTEEERVVRDRKAFLLHSQFVDCSILKAVSAIRQATNSSMNATERLKSSPGSILHESRIGDMSITVRRDAADASTKIESNLFGRELTSTSAKEAAQMSLLKGVTADESVVVNDSLSLGTVVVRQCGYTATVKVVGDVKKDRYNSQNIDIDDQLDGGANALNINSLRTLLPKSSTIEPSGGSHSPHTDVSDIETSRCLVQKVIKDSLSKLEEEPELTDRLIRWELGSCWIQHLQKKDTTTDDMSKSPTNDKAEAVVRGLGKEFKLLKRREKTAGSVDDNDENDYRSSNLDVENSIRDVSNSEYESEAELKKFVSEEAFLHLKETGTGLHLKSVDELIKMAHTHYDEVALPKLVTDFGSLELSPVDGRTLTDFMHLRGLKMRSLGRVVELADKLPHIQSLCVHEMVTRAFKHVLKAVIASVENVADLSAQIASSLNFLLGNCKTEGNNHNSSEDHKIKLQWLRTFLATRFGYTKKDEFQQLRKISILRGLCHKVGLELVPRDYDMESQNPFNSSDIISMVPVCKHVGCSSADGRTLLESSKIALDKGKLEEAVNCGTKALAKMIAVCGPYHRTTASAYSLLAVVLYHTGDFNQATIYQQKALDINERELGLDHPDTMKSYGDLSVFYYRLQHIELALKYVNRALFLLYFTCGLSHPNTAATYINVAMMEEGMGNVHVALRYLHEALKCNQKLLGADHIQTAASYHAIAIALSLMEAYSLSVQHEQTTLQILQAKLGAEDLRAQDAAAWLEYFESKALEQQEAARNGTPKPDASIASKGHLSVSDLLDFISPDQDSKGDAHRKRRAKVWPVGDKSQQLQHDERSNDSTVPDGIETTGVTAESSKAEDRPGIVISQAESSTVEDRPAVIVSEEPKDMDFRKNEPIVTEQAVQEASSDEGWQEANSKVRTGNGASRKYGRGRPDLAKLKIGKSEYFNPRDSSYRREAMLQGKKMTPRTNVTEPSKQRQIKILSSSAGEDMPKIPATTSVSKVPATLVSKVSPVSSPLTSMASKSLSYKEVAVAPPGTVLKPLLEKVEDLNEVKTDIQICLSPSEKVTENGSKIPLEEAIPDDEAVKDVHISEDPESEPESEESASAQEDSKLAGSGDQDSSVETNGSKLSAAAEPFSPGAFPLTHPLTSVAVTSVYDVIASQGMLAEPIGFPPLAARVPCGPRSPLYYRMSHSMRMKHGFLKYQLPPPERSGIGSPGIMNPHAPEFIPKKAWLTNPVIENSEVPTDSNSIIDANGELVAEAKAGEGVASKSEDVRTKKRSSDAEKAEFARQILLSFIVKSVQHNPDPVSQPPVTQTKSEFPENSSEAVANDSAIIKILYGNEGKTNLDSQTGGDEELKTVDITNKQGDEGFVVVTKRRRNRQHFTSGVNGLYNRQSMSASVR; translated from the exons ATGGCCCCGAGGTCCGGGAGGGGAAAAGGGAATAGAAACAAAgcggagaagaagaaaaaggaagaGAAAG TTGTACCCACTCTTGTTGACATAATTGTTATCACCCCGTATGAGACACAAGTCATACTCAAG GGAATCTCAACGGACAAGATACTTGATGTGAAGAAGCTGCTAGCAGTTAACGTTGAAACCTGCCACCTTACAAACTATTCTCTGTCTCATGAG GTGAAAGGGCAGAAACTGAGTGAGAAGGTGGATGTGACTTCATTGAAGCCATGCGTGCTGAAGATAGTTGAAG AGAAGTACACGGAGGAACAGCATGCCGTAGCCCACGTGCGGAGACTACTCGACATTGTCGCGTGCACGACACGTTACGACAAGCCCAAGAACGGAAAGCCCAACAGCCCCACAGCCCATGCAGTCGGGTCCGGAAAAGCCCGTACCCGTGACCCGGTTCCAAATGCGGATCCACCGCCGGAGAATGGGGAACCaacggcggcggcggcggcaaTTGAGAGCTTAGACATGGCGGCGATTCACCCGATACCGAAACTTTCGGATTTTTACGATTTTTTCGCATTCTCTCACCTCTCTCCTCCTATAATCA ATTTGAAGAGAGTGGAGCAGAAAGATGAACAGAAGAAACCAGATGGGGATTACTTTGAAATGCAG ATTAAGATATGCAACGGAAAGCTTATACATGTGGTTGCATCAGTAAACGGGTTCTACACTTTAGGAAAACAGTTTTTGCAGAGCCACTCACTGGTGGATCTCCTGCAACGGCTCAGCCAAGCTTTTGCTAAT GCATATGATTGCTTGATGAAAGCTTTCGTGGAACACAATAAG TTTGGGAATCTTCCCTATGGTTTTCGTGCCAATACATGGCTATTTCCTCCATCCCTTAGCGATTCTGCATCAAATTATGTGCCTCTGCCAATGGAAGATGAAAATTGGGGTGGAAATGGAGGTGGCCAGGGAAGACATGGTGAATATGATCTTAAACCATGGGCTACAGATTTTGCCATATTGAGGAGTCTGCCTTGCAAAACCGAGGAGGAGAGGGTGGTTAGAGACCGAAAGGCTTTCTTGCTTCATAGTCAGTTTGTCGATTGCTCAATATTGAAAGCTGTCTCAGCCATACGCCAAGCAACAAATTCCAGTATGAATGCAACAGAAAGATTAAAGTCATCACCTGGCTCAATCTTGCATGAAAGTCGTATTGGGGACATGTCTATTACAGTGAGACGAGATGCTGCAGATGCCAGCACAAAAATAGAAAGCAACTTGTTTGGCAGGGAATTAACTAGTACATCTGCAAAGGAAGCGGCTCAAATGAGTTTACTGAAAGGGGTAACTGCAGATGAGAGTGTAGTTGTAAAT GATTCTCTGTCATTGGGTACTGTTGTTGTACGGCAATGTGGATATACAGCTACTGTAAAGGTTGTTGGTGATGTTAAGAAGGATAGATACAACTCTCAGAACATTGACATTGACGATCAACTTGATGGGGGAGCAAATGCTCTCAATATAAACAG CTTAAGAACTCTTCTCCCCAAGTCAAGCACTATTGAGCCATCTGGAGGGAGCCACTCACCTCATACTGATGTATCTGATATTGAAACTTCAAGATGTCTTGTTCAAAAAGTAATTAAGGACAGCCTAAGCAAATTGGAGGAAGAACCAGAGCTAACTGATAGGCTGATCAGGTGGGAACTTGGTTCTTGTTGGATTCAACATTTACAAAAGAAGGATACAACTACAGATGATATGTCTAAAAGCCCCACGAATGATAAGGCTGAAGCAGTAGTAAGAGGACTTGGAAAGGAATTTAAACTGCTGAAAAGGAGGGAAAAGACGGCAGGAAGTGTAGATGATAACGATGAAAATGACTATAGAAGCAGCAATTTGGATGTGGAAAACAGCATCAGAGATGTGAGCAACAGTGAGTATGAAAGTGAGGCAGAGTTGAAGAAATTTGTCTCTGAAGAAGCCTTCTTGCATTTGAAAGAAACTGGGACAGGTCTTCATTTAAAG TCGGTGGATGAGCTCATCAAGATGGCGCACACACATTATGATGAAGTTGCTTTGCCGAAGCTG GTAACAGACTTTGGATCACTCGAACTCTCTCCAGTTGATGGACGCACACTAACTGATTTTATGCATTTAAGAGGACTGAAAATGCGCTCTTTGGGTCGTGTG GTTGAACTTGCTGATAAGCTCCCTCATATACAGTCCTTGTGTGTTCATGAAATGGTTACTCGAGCTTTCAAGCATGTTCTCAAAGCTGTGATTGCTTCTGTTGAAAATGTTGCTGATTTGTCAGCACAAATAGCCTCTTCCCTGAATTTTTTGCTTGGGAATTGCAAGACAGAAGGCAACAATCATAATTCAAGTGAGGATCATAAAATCAAATTACAGTGGTTAAGGACATTTTTGGCTACAAGATTTGGTTACACAAAAAAAGATGAATTTCAGCAGTTGCGGAAAATTTCGATTCTCCGTGGACTTTGTCACAAG GTTGGATTAGAGTTGGTACCAAGAGATTATGATATGGAAAGTCAAAACCCCTTTAATAGTTCCGACATTATTAGCATGGTTCCAGTTTGCAAG CATGTTGGGTGTTCTTCTGCTGATGGACGGACTTTATTGGAGTCTTCAAAAATTGCCTTGGATAAGGGGAAGCTGGAAGAAGCAGTTAATTGTGGAACCAAG GCATTGGCGAAGATGATAGCTGTTTGTGGTCCCTATCATAGAACAACTGCAAGTGCGTATAGTCTCTTAGCTGTTGTTCTTTACCACACTGGAGATTTTAATCAG GCAACAATTTACCAACAAAAGGCTTTAGATATTAATGAGAGAGAACTTGGCCTGGACCATCCAGATACAATGAAGAGCTATGGAGATCTTTCAGTTTTCTATTACCGTCTCCAACACATAGAACTGGCTCTGAA ATATGTCAACCGTGCTCTTTTCCTTCTCTATTTTACATGTGGACTGTCACACCCAAACACAGCTGCAACTTATATAAATGTGGCTATGATGGAAGAAGGCATGGGGAATGTTCACGTAGCTCTCAGATACCTGCATGAAGCTCTTAAATGCAACCAGAAATTGTTAGGAGCAGATCATATACAG ACTGCTGCTAGCTATCATGCCATCGCAATAGCTCTTTCGTTGATGGAAGCATATTCCTTAAGTGTGCAACATGAGCAAACAACTTTACAAATTCTTCAAGCCAAGCTGGGAGCAGAGGATCTCCGTGCCCAG GATGCTGCTGCATGGCTAGAGTATTTTGAATCAAAAGCTTTAGAACAGCAAGAAGCTGCACGTAATGGAACACCAAAGCCAGACGCATCAATTGCCAGCAAAGGGCACCTTAG TGTATCAGATCTCCTTGATTTCATAAGTCCAGATCAAGATTCAAAGGGAGATGCACACAGAAAACGACGAGCAAAG GTCTGGCCAGTCGGTGATAAATCCCAACAACTGCAGCATGATGAAAGAAGCAATGACTCCACTGTTCCTGATGGGATAGAAACTACAGGGGTGACTGCAGAATCCAGTAAAGCTGAAGATAGGCCAGGCATTGTTATTTCCCAAGCAGAATCCAGTACAGTGGAAGATAGGCCAGCCGTGATTGTTTCCGAAGAACCCAAGGACATGGACTTCAGGAAAAATGAACCTATAGTCACAGAACAAGCTGTTCAGGAAGCTAGCTCGGATGAAGGTTGGCAAGAAGCCAATTCAAAAGTTCGTACAGGAAATGGTGCTAGTCGGAAATACGGCCGGGGGCGTCCTGATCTTGCTAAGCTCAAAATAGGCAAGTCTGAGTACTTCAATCCTAGAGATAGTAGCTATCGAAGGGAAGCCATGTTACAGGGGAAAAAGATGACACCAAGGACAAATGTAACTGAACCATCTAAGCAGAGGCAGATAAAGATTCTCAGCTCTAGTGCTGGAGAGGATATGCCTAAAATTCCAGCAACAACTTCGGTTTCAAAAGTTCCAGCGACTCTGGTTTCAAAAGTATCACCAGTGTCTTCCCCGCTCACTTCTATGGCCTCAAAATCTCTATCATACAAAGAAGTTGCAGTGGCACCTCCAGGTACGGTTCTTAAGCCTTTATTGGAGAAAGTTGAAGATTTAAACGAGGTAAAAACTGATATTCAGATATGCCTTAGTCCCTCCGAAAAAGTAACAGAGAATGGAAGTAAGATCCCCTTAGAAGAAGCAATACCAGATGATGAAGCTGTCAAAGATGTTCATATTAGTGAAGATCCAGAAAGTGAACCCGAGTCGGAAGAATCTGCCTCTGCCCAAGAAGATTCAAAGCTAGCAGGTTCAGGCGATCAGGACAGCTCTGTAGAAACGAATGGGAGCAAGCTTTCAGCTGCCGCTGAACCATTTAGTCCAGGAGCCTTCCCCTTGACCCACCCATTAACTTCAGTTGCTGTTACAAGTGTTTATGATGTAATAGCCAGTCAAGGCATGCTTGCAGAACCAATTGGATTCCCGCCACTTGCTGCTAGGGTTCCTTGTGGACCTAGATCACCTCTATATTACAGAATGAGCCATTCTATGCGTATGAAACATGGGTTTCTGAAATATCAATTACCCCCACCAGAAAGAAGTGGAATTGGTTCTCCAGGGATCATGAATCCACATGCACCTGAATTTATTCCAAAGAAAGCTTGGCTAACAAATCCAGTGATCGAAAATTCAGAAGTTCCAACAGATTCAAATTCAATAATCGATGCAAATGGTGAATTGGTTGCAGAAGCAAAGGCAGGGGAAGGAGTGGCTAGTAAAAGTGAAGATGTCAGAACGAAGAAACGCAGCTCGGATGCTGAAAAAGCAGAGTTCGCAAGGCAGATACTACTGAGCTTTATAGTGAAATCGGTTCAACACAATCCTGATCCTGTAAGTCAACCTCCAGTAACTCAAACGAAATCTGAGTTCCCTGAAAATTCATCAGAAGCAGTTGCAAATGATAGTGCAATTATAAAAATTCTGTACGGGAATGAAGGGAAAACGAACTTAGATTCCCAGACCGGAGGAGATGAAGAGCTAAAAACGGTTGACATTACAAACAAACAAGGAGATGAAGGATTTGTAGTTGTTACAAAACGAAGGAGAAACAGGCAACATTTCACAAGTGGGGTAAATGGGTTGTACAATCGACAATCTATGTCTGCTTCGGTGCGTTGA